One segment of Carya illinoinensis cultivar Pawnee chromosome 1, C.illinoinensisPawnee_v1, whole genome shotgun sequence DNA contains the following:
- the LOC122288958 gene encoding secreted RxLR effector protein 161-like yields MDQVKPVSTPLGQHFKLFTTQAPQTESEMEFMHQIPYASMVGSVMYAMVCTRPDLTYAVSVVSRFMSNPGKAHWHAIKWLLRYILGTTMLGLKYGNNVKEGCELEGFVDTDYAGSVDTRKSSTGYVFTAFGGTISWKSNLQSVVALSTTEAEYVAMTEAIKEAIWLNVYHERSKHIDVRLYFVRDVIESKEVGVEKIPTEENPSDMMTKSLPLAKFRHYLNLINVKTVGVP; encoded by the exons ATGGACCAAGTTAAACCTGTAAGCACACCTCTAGGTCAACATTTCAAGCTGTTCACTACTCAAGCCCCACAAACTGAATCTGAAATGGAGTTTATGCACCAAATACCTTATGCTAGTATGGTAGGAAGTGTGATGTATGCAATGGTCTGTACAAGACCTGATCTTACCTATGCTGTCAGTGTTGTTAGTAGGTTTATGAGTAACCCTGGTAAGGCACACTGGCATGCTATTAAGTGGCTATTAAGATACATTTTAGGAACCACTATGTTGGGCTTGAAATATGGGAATAATGTTAAAGAAGGTTGTGAATTGGAAGGGTTTGTAGATACTGATTATGCTGGTAGTGTGGATACTAGAAAATCTTCAACAGGATATGTTTTTACTGCTTTTGGAGGGACTATTAGTTGGAAGTCAAATTTGCAATCTGTTGTAGCCTTGTCTACAACAGAGGCTGAGTATGTAGCTATGACAGAAGCAATAAAGGAAGCCATATGGCTGAATG TATATCATGAAAGGTCTAAGCACATAGATGTTAGGCTTTATTTTGTAAGGGATGTAATTGAGTCTAAAGAAGTTGGAGTGGAGAAAATTCCAACTGAGGAAAATCCCTCAGATATGATGACTAAGTCCTTGCCATTAGCAAAGTTCAGACACTATCTGAACTTAATTAATGTGAAAACTGTTGGGGTCCCTTAG
- the LOC122289031 gene encoding uncharacterized protein LOC122289031, whose product MHDQLKELAGKYDEMTKKMGGSSSVESLLNQTNLPYDAQIMAMQFPLKFKVPKVDMYNRSRDPVDHLENFKAHIMLHGFPGEIACRPFPLTLKGMARGWRHRRPTAYMLTVKQREDENLKAYLARFNKERLTTDDQDEKITLATLLGGLWPHSPFMAELARRTPSTLREFMDKADDFVNTDDTLQALVDPGMEDRRLERRSGQVDKKVKAGRRERVREGRVDHNPRLVHNNLGIREEEKERGGHRPIKTGSRYCKYHQTSSHWTEDYPTMKKRVVELAKTGELDRMVAERPKPRRH is encoded by the exons atgcATGACCAGTTGAAGGAACTGGCAGGAAAGTACGATGAGATGACAAAAAAGATGGGAGGTTCTTCCTCGGTAGAAAGCCTGCTAAACCAAACAAATCTGCCATACGACGCACAAATTATGGCCATGCAGTTCCCACTAAAGTTCAAGGTTCCAAAAGTAGACATGTACAATAGGTCCAGAGACCCGGTAGATCATCTGGAGAACTTTAAAGCTCATATCATGCTCCATGGTTTCCCAGGGGAGATTGCGTGTCGGCCTTTCCCTTTGACCTTAAAAGGGATGGCAAGGGGGTG GAGACATCGGCGCCCAACCGCCTACATGCTAACAGTCAAGCAAAGGGAAGATGAGAATTTGAAGGCTTACCTGGCCCGTTTCAACAAGGAACGCTTAACAACGGATGACCAAGATGAAAAGATCACTTTGGCCACCCTTCTGGGAGGATTATGGCCGCACAGTCCTTTTATGGCAGAGTTGGCCCGAAGAACTCCTTCCACCCTCAGAGAATTCATGGACAAGGCTGATGACTTTGTTAATACAGATGATACTCTGCAAGCATTAGTGGATCCTGGTATGGAAGATAGGAGGCTCGAGCGAAGGAGTGGGCAAGTTGACAAGAAAGTTAAGGCGGGTAGACGAGAAAGAGTGCGGGAGGGGCGCGTAGATCACAACCCTAGGCTGGTGCATAATAATCTGGGCATacgagaagaagagaaggaaagagGAGGTCATCGCCCTATCAAGACGGGCAGTCGATACTGTAAATATCACCAGACAAGCTCACACTGGACTGAAGACTACCCGACCATGAAAAAAAGAGTAGTTGAGTTAGCAAAGACTGGTGAGTTGGACCGAATGGTTGCAGAGCGGCCGAAGCCCAGAAGGCACTAG
- the LOC122289093 gene encoding uncharacterized protein LOC122289093: MVISFDEEDRQGVLYPHDDALVITLVIANYTTRQVLVDNGSFANILFWEAFVKIGIDVDKLRLSPTPLKGFSGDTIQPIEAITLPVTVGTGTRTTTTMTVFLVVKAPSSYNAILGRSTLNHLRAVTSNYHLKMKFPTNGGVGEARGEQALAWECYIQELRKVKNEVCVVANEASPPHPPPKAMVRRRHRGQG, from the coding sequence ATGGTAATATCCTTTGACGAGGAGGATAGACAAGGAGTGCTATACCCACATGATGACGCTTTAGTGATCACCCTCGTAATAGCCAACTACACTACCAGGCAGGTGCTAGTTGACAATGGGAGCTTTGCCAATATATTATTCTGGGAGGCATTCGTCAAGATAGGCATCGATGTTGACAAGTTAAGGCTCTCCCCAACACCATTAAAGGGTTTCTCAGGAGATACCATCCAACCCATAGAGGCCATCACCCTCCCCGTAACAGTAGGAACTGGAACTCGGACAACAACCACAATGACTGTTTTCTTAGTAGTAAAAGCTCCCTCTTCTTACAACGCTATATTGGGAAGATCAACACTTAACCACCTTAGGGCGGTAACATCCAACTACCATctcaagatgaagttcccaacCAATGGTGGGGTAGGTGAGGCAAGAGGTGAACAGGCCCTAGCATGGGAATGCTACATACAAGAATTGCGAAAGGTCAAAAACGAGGTTTGCGTTGTGGCAAATGAAGCCTCACCACCCCACCCGCCACCTAAGGCGATGGTTCGAAGAAGACATAGAGGTCAGGGATGA